One segment of Nothobranchius furzeri strain GRZ-AD chromosome 13, NfurGRZ-RIMD1, whole genome shotgun sequence DNA contains the following:
- the LOC139062421 gene encoding V-set and immunoglobulin domain-containing protein 10-like 2 gives MTPSICFLLCWLALPLQGLEIFNPEEVEYIRSNATATVGGSVTLGCGTVAPTIYIWGFTKPGTDNNVAVAHNYGLGPKVQAQFGSLGRIQLQENSSALVIEELQKDAAGMYTCQALFDTDEGARITFYFTRLEVEDN, from the exons CTCTACAAG GTTTGGAGATCTTCAACCCAGAGGAGGTGGAATACATTCGATCCAACGCCACTGCGACTGTAGGAGGTTCCGTCACCTTAGGCTGTGGCACCGTAGCACCCACCATCTACATCTGGGGCTTCACCAAACCAGGAACTGACAACAACGTAGCAGTGGCACACAACTACGGACTGGGCCCAAAGGTCCAGGCCCAGTTTGGCAGCCTGGGCCGCATACAGCTGCAGGAGAACAGTTCTGCTTTGGTCATAGAGGAGCTTCAGAAGGATGCAGCCGGGATGTACACCTGCCAGGCTCTGTTTGACACCGACGAAGGGGCCAGAATTACGTTTTACTTCACCCGACTGGAAGTGGAGGACAACTAA